A single genomic interval of Patescibacteria group bacterium harbors:
- a CDS encoding pilin, which produces MKIQNSKFKIPNSLLIIALMAFFWFWAGQQVSAACIPLGGTDQRPEGCNGNPCCPGSNCQATPLFGDSQGSNTMFQINCWNISEGVMPITGIETDTQESKSIIAPQLQVQIPGFQGFTTDESKIVTEQNGKKSYSFPWIGEYLIALYKWAIRLIAALAVVMIMWAGVEWMIAGGNSSRISDAKGRITGALFGLVLLLGINTFLNFINPQLTFFKPIHLGEIAKIELDAEEIDYPIVLEGQTDSDWWRFNPGITKQIPDMSPQLASFTDCLGKKIVGSDNKPKAVITSISDDAGVERCRNAWQKKDCREENDPNCYSCHHTKNSCHYGGKECPAQSYAIDIGITTSPSPTEIINAIKECNPNAYICYTPYNNCPGHTNHIHTSIGWDSGCKCDKK; this is translated from the coding sequence ATGAAAATTCAAAATTCCAAATTCAAAATTCCAAATTCTTTACTTATAATCGCCTTAATGGCGTTTTTTTGGTTTTGGGCCGGTCAGCAAGTTTCGGCTGCCTGTATCCCGCTTGGCGGAACAGATCAGCGCCCGGAAGGTTGTAATGGCAATCCTTGTTGTCCCGGTTCTAATTGCCAAGCCACGCCACTTTTTGGAGATTCTCAAGGTTCGAACACAATGTTTCAAATTAATTGTTGGAATATTAGTGAAGGCGTAATGCCTATTACCGGTATAGAAACTGACACTCAAGAATCAAAATCAATAATTGCTCCGCAATTGCAAGTTCAAATTCCAGGTTTTCAAGGATTTACCACTGATGAAAGTAAAATCGTGACTGAGCAAAATGGCAAAAAAAGTTATTCCTTTCCATGGATTGGCGAATATCTTATAGCTCTTTATAAATGGGCGATCAGATTAATCGCCGCTTTGGCCGTGGTGATGATTATGTGGGCCGGGGTGGAATGGATGATTGCCGGAGGCAATAGCAGTCGGATTTCCGATGCCAAAGGAAGAATCACTGGTGCTTTATTCGGGCTGGTTTTATTATTAGGCATTAATACTTTTTTAAATTTTATAAATCCGCAGTTAACTTTTTTCAAGCCGATTCATCTGGGAGAAATTGCAAAAATTGAGCTTGATGCAGAAGAAATAGATTATCCGATTGTTTTGGAAGGACAGACAGACTCGGATTGGTGGAGATTTAACCCGGGAATTACCAAACAAATACCTGATATGTCGCCCCAATTAGCCAGTTTTACAGATTGTCTTGGTAAAAAAATCGTTGGTTCGGATAATAAACCAAAAGCGGTAATTACCAGTATTTCCGATGATGCAGGCGTGGAAAGATGTAGAAATGCCTGGCAAAAAAAGGATTGTCGAGAAGAAAATGATCCTAATTGTTATTCTTGTCATCATACTAAAAATTCTTGTCATTATGGAGGCAAGGAGTGTCCAGCTCAATCTTATGCCATAGATATTGGTATAACCACCAGTCCTTCGCCAACGGAAATAATCAACGCGATTAAAGAGTGTAACCCGAACGCTTATATTTGTTATACTCCTTATAATAACTGCCCGGGTCATACAAATCATATTCATACCAGTATTGGTTGGGACTCCGGTTGTAAATGCGATAAAAAATAA
- a CDS encoding GxxExxY protein codes for MPCLKTPLSELTSASKTTLNRLEKLKIQTAEDLLYHFPFRYDDYSKILTIAELKTKKSGTIKGKISLIANHRSPRKKMVITEAIISDKTDSIKVVWFNQPFLTKILRSGLEIYLAGKIDVDDYYGMQFLNPSYEIVNSKDPIHTGRLVPIYPATVNLSQKQIRYLIRQTIPLTQDIEDWLPREIRSKYNLTSTTFALEQIHFPQNREWLERAAHRLKFDELFLIQTRNQLVRQKIKSLVAPKIEFKLEETKKFVDNLPFKLTDAQRKSSWEIINNLETSAPMNRLLEGDVGSGKTIVGVLAILNVLLNGYQVAYMAPTEILAEQHFKNITELLKDYPFKIGLLTRENIKTNKDEKNKKVKIYEEISSGKIKLIIGTHSLIQEKVKFKNLAMTIIDEQHRFGVAQRAAFLAKSNPDMTQTNTDETRTDTDTSTQTNADITRTDTDKKNNNLLYENLTYQIRGIMFKIKKELGLGHKENIYQKAIEKEFKKNNIKFEKEKIINIQYDNEKIGTYRPDFIVDDKIIVEIKALPSIGKFETEQIWHYLKSSDYHLALLVNFGKDDIQIKRTIHGYMKQTDTDEALTDTDNKKNHMESPRKSASSQCKSALMPHFLSMTATPIPRSVALTLYGDLDLSIIDEMPPGRKKVLTSIVKPDETEKIYKFIREEIKNGRQIFVICPLIDQSDQLGVKSVKEEYKKLSEKIFPDLTLGFLHGRMKAKEKEEIMKKFDQNKINILISTTVIEVGIDIPNASVMIVEGAERFGLAQLYQLRGRIGRAEHQSHCFLFLENEGEKAKQRLKALITAQNGFELAEMDLEMRGPGEVFGTSQAGFFTDLKIARLSDVVILKEAQEAADKVFNKDNSLKTYPLLQNKISQFAQTAHLE; via the coding sequence ATGCCTTGTCTCAAAACACCATTAAGTGAATTGACTTCGGCGAGCAAAACAACCTTAAACCGTTTGGAAAAATTAAAAATTCAAACGGCCGAGGATTTGCTGTATCATTTTCCTTTTCGCTATGACGATTACAGCAAAATTTTAACCATTGCCGAATTGAAAACAAAAAAATCCGGCACAATTAAAGGAAAAATCAGCTTAATCGCCAATCACCGTTCACCGCGAAAAAAAATGGTTATTACCGAGGCGATTATTTCCGACAAAACTGATTCTATTAAAGTGGTCTGGTTCAACCAGCCTTTTTTAACAAAAATTTTACGATCCGGACTGGAAATTTATTTGGCCGGAAAAATAGATGTTGACGATTATTACGGAATGCAATTTCTGAATCCGTCCTACGAAATCGTAAACAGCAAAGATCCGATCCACACCGGCCGATTAGTGCCGATTTATCCCGCCACGGTCAATTTGAGCCAAAAACAAATCCGCTATCTTATCCGCCAGACCATTCCTTTGACGCAAGATATTGAAGATTGGCTGCCCAGAGAAATAAGGAGTAAATATAATTTAACAAGTACTACTTTTGCCTTGGAGCAAATTCATTTTCCGCAAAACAGGGAATGGCTGGAACGAGCCGCTCACCGCTTGAAATTTGACGAATTATTTTTAATTCAAACCCGCAATCAATTGGTCCGCCAAAAAATCAAAAGTTTGGTCGCGCCGAAAATTGAATTCAAATTGGAAGAAACGAAAAAATTTGTTGACAACTTGCCTTTCAAACTAACCGATGCCCAGAGAAAATCCAGTTGGGAAATCATCAATAATTTGGAAACAAGCGCGCCGATGAACCGGCTTCTTGAAGGCGACGTAGGCAGCGGAAAAACCATTGTCGGCGTTTTAGCCATTTTAAACGTTCTTTTAAACGGTTATCAAGTGGCTTATATGGCTCCGACTGAAATTTTGGCCGAGCAGCATTTTAAAAATATCACCGAATTGCTGAAAGATTACCCGTTCAAAATCGGGCTTTTGACTCGTGAAAATATCAAAACGAATAAGGACGAAAAAAATAAAAAAGTGAAAATTTATGAAGAAATATCTTCCGGAAAAATAAAATTGATTATCGGCACTCATTCTTTAATTCAAGAAAAAGTAAAATTCAAGAATTTGGCCATGACGATTATTGACGAACAGCACCGTTTCGGCGTAGCGCAAAGAGCCGCGTTTCTGGCAAAGTCCAATCCCGACATGACACAGACTAACACGGACGAAACACGGACAGACACAGACACATCTACACAGACTAACGCAGATATAACACGGACTGATACGGACAAAAAAAATAATAATCTGTTATACGAAAATTTAACTTATCAAATCAGGGGAATAATGTTTAAAATTAAAAAAGAACTTGGTTTGGGCCATAAAGAAAATATCTATCAAAAAGCAATTGAGAAAGAATTTAAAAAAAATAATATAAAATTTGAAAAAGAAAAAATTATAAATATCCAATACGATAATGAAAAAATAGGCACTTACAGACCGGATTTTATCGTTGATGATAAAATAATTGTGGAAATAAAAGCTTTGCCTTCTATCGGTAAATTTGAAACGGAACAAATTTGGCATTATTTGAAAAGCAGCGATTATCATTTGGCGTTATTAGTCAATTTTGGGAAAGATGATATTCAAATAAAAAGAACGATTCATGGCTACATGAAACAGACTGACACAGACGAAGCACTGACCGACACAGACAATAAAAAAAATCACATGGAAAGTCCGCGTAAGTCAGCGTCCAGTCAGTGTAAGTCCGCGTTAATGCCGCATTTTTTATCAATGACCGCCACCCCGATTCCCCGCTCAGTCGCTTTGACTCTTTACGGCGATTTGGATTTATCCATTATTGACGAAATGCCGCCGGGCAGAAAAAAAGTTTTAACCAGCATTGTCAAACCTGATGAAACGGAAAAGATTTATAAATTTATCCGCGAAGAAATAAAAAATGGCCGTCAAATCTTCGTTATTTGCCCTTTAATCGACCAATCTGATCAACTGGGCGTAAAATCAGTCAAAGAAGAATATAAAAAATTATCGGAAAAAATATTCCCTGACTTAACTTTGGGATTTCTCCACGGCCGAATGAAAGCCAAAGAGAAAGAAGAGATAATGAAAAAATTCGACCAAAATAAAATCAATATTTTAATTTCCACGACCGTAATTGAAGTCGGAATTGACATACCAAACGCTTCGGTGATGATTGTTGAAGGAGCAGAAAGATTCGGACTGGCCCAGCTTTATCAATTGCGCGGCAGAATCGGCCGAGCCGAACATCAATCTCACTGTTTTCTATTTTTGGAAAATGAAGGCGAAAAAGCAAAACAAAGATTAAAAGCTCTAATTACCGCTCAAAATGGCTTTGAATTAGCGGAAATGGATTTGGAAATGCGCGGACCGGGAGAAGTTTTTGGCACCAGCCAAGCCGGATTTTTCACTGACTTGAAAATTGCCCGACTTTCCGATGTTGTTATTTTAAAAGAAGCTCAAGAAGCGGCTGATAAAGTTTTCAACAAAGATAACAGTTTAAAAACTTATCCTTTGCTGCAAAATAAAATAAGCCAGTTTGCTCAAACAGCTCATTTGGAGTAA
- a CDS encoding DUF5663 domain-containing protein: MPEENPIKNFVDELVRQAEINLPPEEIDLYKDKLIEQVERRLGLTSLNYLDEKGLAEYEKIMDKNPASEELQNFFSSHIENYQEKMTKTLGEFSQEYFASLNRS; this comes from the coding sequence ATGCCAGAAGAAAATCCAATCAAAAATTTTGTTGACGAACTCGTGCGTCAAGCTGAAATTAATTTGCCGCCGGAGGAGATAGATCTCTACAAAGACAAATTAATAGAACAGGTTGAACGTCGATTAGGTTTGACCTCTCTTAACTATTTGGATGAAAAAGGATTAGCTGAATATGAGAAAATAATGGATAAAAATCCTGCCTCCGAAGAACTGCAAAATTTTTTCTCTTCTCATATAGAGAATTATCAAGAAAAAATGACTAAAACACTCGGAGAATTTTCTCAAGAATATTTTGCTTCCTTGAACAGATCTTAG
- a CDS encoding GIY-YIG nuclease family protein has protein sequence MYYVYILKSKKNSKLYKGFTNDLKRRIKEHNSGKSVFTKNNGPWSLIYYECFLSKIDAEKEELFLKSGKGKERIKFLLKDTLEKI, from the coding sequence ATGTATTACGTTTATATTCTAAAAAGTAAAAAGAATAGTAAGCTATATAAAGGATTTACTAACGATTTAAAAAGAAGAATTAAAGAGCATAACTCCGGTAAATCTGTTTTTACTAAAAATAATGGACCATGGAGTTTAATTTATTACGAGTGTTTTCTCTCAAAAATTGACGCGGAAAAAGAAGAATTATTTTTAAAGTCAGGGAAAGGTAAAGAGAGAATAAAGTTCTTACTAAAAGATACATTGGAAAAAATATAA
- a CDS encoding pilin produces MTIKNKKTYLLIYLSAYLLISLFAADFALAQIKFQPQVSLPGFMNVGDIKNISGTTLGEFIIAFYKWSIGTIAFLAVVMIMIAGFRWMTAAGSAPQITQAKDRINSALIGLILAIGAYSLLSFLNPALVRFKNLNITNINNIELGITWCRDIYNNSLMNHLPEENVVEYGQVNIDKTINGKTQLIGQVLDKPCAQRFQVVQEENGVWKAAGNSCWTDFCEGDNSCYRQSSDNSFICTDPIKLCEGKPSTSDATCALYLKDVGWGTLYDKSRHVCAYEPKGLNNCILDTLFNCPNPKEGDKKYERVNCSASKDAANNSACWLKGDEKPQVTEGKRCADVDKTPQPTWSKDGICCHEVGTLFNDSKNYVMCYTIQPKQLRCEKYSWDALPGKKREIIFSSSCAEGEQPGVNISGDCNTAWTWFRP; encoded by the coding sequence ATGACAATTAAAAATAAAAAAACTTATTTACTTATTTACTTATCAGCTTATTTGCTTATCAGTTTATTCGCGGCTGATTTTGCTTTGGCTCAGATTAAATTTCAACCTCAAGTAAGTCTTCCCGGCTTTATGAATGTCGGCGACATAAAAAATATTAGCGGCACGACTTTGGGTGAATTTATTATTGCTTTTTATAAATGGTCTATTGGCACAATCGCTTTTTTGGCTGTGGTGATGATTATGATTGCCGGTTTTCGCTGGATGACTGCGGCTGGCAGCGCGCCTCAAATTACACAAGCCAAAGATCGGATTAATTCCGCTTTGATCGGTTTGATTTTGGCCATTGGCGCTTACAGTTTATTGAGTTTTCTGAATCCCGCTTTAGTCAGATTCAAAAATTTGAATATTACAAATATTAATAATATAGAATTGGGGATAACTTGGTGCAGGGATATTTATAATAATAGTTTAATGAATCATTTACCTGAAGAAAATGTGGTTGAATACGGTCAAGTTAATATTGATAAAACTATTAATGGAAAAACTCAATTAATTGGACAAGTTTTGGACAAACCATGTGCTCAAAGATTCCAGGTTGTTCAAGAAGAAAATGGTGTTTGGAAAGCGGCCGGTAATTCTTGTTGGACAGATTTTTGCGAAGGGGATAACAGTTGCTATAGACAGTCATCGGATAATAGTTTTATTTGCACAGATCCTATAAAATTATGTGAAGGAAAGCCGAGTACCAGTGATGCGACTTGCGCGCTTTATTTGAAAGACGTAGGATGGGGCACTTTATATGACAAAAGTCGGCATGTTTGCGCTTATGAACCAAAGGGTTTAAATAATTGTATTCTCGATACTTTATTCAACTGTCCAAATCCCAAAGAGGGTGATAAAAAATATGAGCGGGTCAATTGCTCTGCTTCTAAAGACGCAGCAAACAATAGCGCGTGTTGGCTAAAAGGCGATGAAAAACCTCAAGTTACTGAAGGCAAAAGATGCGCCGATGTCGATAAAACCCCTCAACCAACCTGGAGTAAAGATGGAATTTGTTGTCATGAAGTAGGAACGCTTTTTAACGACTCAAAAAATTATGTAATGTGTTACACTATTCAACCCAAGCAACTCAGATGTGAAAAATATTCATGGGACGCGCTGCCAGGGAAAAAAAGGGAAATTATATTCTCAAGTTCTTGCGCAGAGGGTGAACAACCAGGGGTTAATATAAGCGGCGATTGTAACACAGCTTGGACTTGGTTTCGTCCTTAA
- a CDS encoding SRPBCC family protein — protein MKEKITLHAKWLIKAPLTEVFNIITDFEKWPEYFPKVAESIQVVKHGENNLEINATVKSFGQKFPVKMKTRILPGKGFISDNESPKFGTSGHEELLLSECPEGTVIDYTYQVVIHKRWLRIVAGPLISWFSMKYWQKAVIDELRKRVER, from the coding sequence ATGAAAGAAAAAATCACTCTTCACGCCAAGTGGCTCATCAAAGCTCCTCTGACAGAGGTGTTTAACATAATAACTGACTTTGAAAAATGGCCTGAGTATTTTCCGAAAGTTGCGGAATCTATACAAGTCGTAAAGCATGGAGAAAATAATTTGGAAATAAATGCGACTGTCAAATCGTTCGGCCAAAAGTTCCCGGTAAAAATGAAAACTCGGATTCTCCCCGGAAAGGGATTTATTTCGGATAATGAGAGTCCTAAATTTGGAACTTCCGGTCACGAAGAATTATTGCTCTCTGAATGCCCGGAAGGAACCGTGATTGATTACACTTATCAAGTTGTTATCCATAAACGCTGGCTCCGTATAGTTGCAGGGCCGTTGATTAGTTGGTTTTCCATGAAATACTGGCAGAAAGCTGTTATAGATGAATTAAGAAAAAGGGTTGAGAGATAA
- the radA gene encoding DNA repair protein RadA encodes MPQNKTIYACSKCGSQFPKWLGQCSECGAWGTISETVQNNSPRKNFTTTKAGEVIEFSAIKSQNFSRFKTGIEELDRVLGGGLVPGSLILLGGAPGVGKSTLVLQIVRQISNLPVNEPNSKFQIPNSVLYISGEESAEQVKLRLERIGVSENNLKFFGDTDVDVICATIEKHKPKIAVVDSIQTVSSSGVDSEAGSVNQIRASTAKLMEVGKKTQTTIFIVGHITKQGSVAGPKTLEHLVDVVLYLEGDSHHHFRFLRSYKNRFGSTNEVGVFEMKKQGLVEIKNPSEVFLANRNSQVISGSVIAAIMEGVRPFLIEVQALVSRTNFGYPQRKSTGFDFNRLQLLVAVLTKRCGLKLENQDIHINIVGGLEISEPAADLAVAMAIASAFYNKPIDAKTLFFGEVGLAGELRNVSWPEKRIKEAEKLGFEKIVMSKEKFLDFQPKIKIIQEENLSQAIKTVLG; translated from the coding sequence ATGCCTCAAAATAAAACAATATATGCCTGTTCAAAATGCGGATCTCAATTTCCAAAATGGTTGGGACAATGTTCGGAATGCGGCGCATGGGGAACAATTTCTGAAACTGTTCAAAATAATTCTCCGCGCAAAAATTTTACAACAACAAAAGCCGGTGAAGTTATTGAATTCAGCGCCATTAAAAGCCAAAATTTTTCAAGATTTAAAACAGGCATTGAAGAATTGGACAGAGTTTTGGGAGGTGGATTGGTTCCGGGTTCGCTGATTCTTTTGGGCGGCGCGCCGGGCGTTGGAAAGAGCACTTTAGTATTACAAATAGTAAGGCAAATTTCTAATCTGCCAGTTAATGAACCAAATTCCAAATTCCAAATTCCAAATTCTGTATTATATATCAGTGGCGAAGAATCAGCCGAGCAAGTAAAATTGCGATTGGAAAGAATCGGCGTTTCGGAAAATAATTTAAAATTTTTCGGCGATACGGATGTTGATGTCATTTGCGCCACAATTGAAAAACATAAGCCTAAAATAGCGGTGGTTGACTCAATCCAGACGGTCTCTTCTTCCGGGGTTGATTCGGAAGCGGGCAGCGTTAATCAAATTCGCGCTTCAACCGCCAAATTAATGGAAGTCGGCAAGAAAACACAAACAACAATTTTTATTGTCGGTCATATTACCAAACAAGGCTCAGTGGCCGGTCCTAAAACTTTGGAGCATTTGGTTGATGTTGTCTTATATCTTGAAGGCGATTCGCATCATCATTTTCGTTTTTTAAGATCTTATAAAAATCGTTTCGGTTCAACTAATGAAGTCGGAGTTTTTGAAATGAAAAAACAAGGATTGGTGGAAATAAAAAATCCTTCCGAAGTTTTTTTGGCCAATCGGAATTCTCAAGTCATCAGCGGCTCGGTAATCGCGGCCATTATGGAAGGCGTTCGTCCTTTTTTGATAGAAGTTCAGGCACTTGTTTCAAGAACTAATTTTGGCTATCCGCAAAGAAAAAGCACGGGTTTTGACTTTAACCGTTTACAGCTTTTGGTCGCGGTTTTAACCAAACGATGCGGCCTTAAATTGGAAAATCAGGATATTCATATCAATATTGTCGGCGGATTGGAAATTTCCGAACCGGCGGCAGATTTGGCCGTGGCTATGGCCATTGCTTCCGCTTTTTACAACAAACCGATTGACGCTAAAACTTTATTTTTCGGCGAAGTCGGTCTGGCCGGCGAATTGAGAAATGTTTCTTGGCCGGAAAAAAGAATTAAAGAAGCGGAAAAATTGGGTTTTGAAAAAATTGTGATGTCTAAAGAAAAATTTTTGGATTTTCAGCCGAAAATAAAAATTATTCAGGAAGAAAATTTGAGCCAGGCGATAAAAACAGTATTGGGATAG